One region of Penaeus vannamei isolate JL-2024 chromosome 36, ASM4276789v1, whole genome shotgun sequence genomic DNA includes:
- the LOC113814166 gene encoding transcription initiation factor TFIID subunit 10 — protein MDQQQQQQQQGAGSGAQVNRASGVPLSDFLLQLEDYNPTIPDAVTAYYLNSSGFEAADGRLVRLISLAAQKFISDITNDALQHCKMRGSQQSSSKTKGKDKRYTLTMEDLTPVLAEYGISVKKPHYYI, from the exons ATGgatcagcaacagcagcagcaacagcag GGGGCCGGCAGCGGGGCACAGGTCAACCGCGCCTCCGGAGTGCCACTCTCCGATTTCCTGCTGCAGCTGGAGGACTACAACCCGACG aTCCCGGATGCTGTTACGGCTTACTATCTCAACTCCTCGGGCTTTGAAGCTGCTGATGGAAGGCT cgTCCGCCTGATCTCCCTTGCGGCCCAGAAGTTCATCTCGGACATCACCAACGACGCCCTCCAGCACTGCAAGATGCGGGGTTCCCAGCAGTCCAGCAGCAAGACGAAGGGCAAGGACAAGCGCTACACCCTCACCATGGAGGACCTCACGCCGGTGCTGGCCGAGTACGGGATCTCCGTCAAGAAGCCGCACTACTACATCTGA